Proteins from a single region of Amycolatopsis sp. CA-230715:
- a CDS encoding OsmC family protein produces MGLEVQREGEHRFVGRNERGAEVVLGRKGQEGSFSPAELLQIAVAGCSAVTAEELITRRVGEDSKFRVHVTADRREGAWELDGVHGRFDVDLSTLSPADREALATAVERAIDRLCTVTRTLRKGIPVTEEFPTA; encoded by the coding sequence ATGGGGCTTGAAGTCCAGCGCGAGGGCGAACACCGGTTCGTCGGCCGCAACGAGCGCGGCGCGGAGGTGGTGCTGGGGCGCAAGGGCCAGGAAGGCTCGTTCTCGCCCGCGGAACTGCTCCAGATCGCCGTCGCGGGCTGTTCCGCGGTAACCGCGGAGGAACTGATCACGCGGCGCGTCGGCGAGGACTCGAAGTTCCGCGTGCACGTCACCGCGGACCGCCGCGAAGGCGCCTGGGAACTCGACGGCGTACACGGCCGCTTCGACGTCGACCTGTCGACATTGTCCCCCGCCGATCGCGAGGCGCTGGCCACCGCGGTCGAGCGGGCGATCGACCGGCTCTGCACGGTGACCCGCACCCTGCGCAAAGGAATCCCCGTCACCGAGGAATTCCCGACGGCCTAA
- a CDS encoding ATP-dependent DNA helicase codes for MPSRKDFPGVSELLTHAVEAVGGAEREGQVRMAEAVGRAIRTGEHLAVQAGTGTGKSLAYLVPAIRHAVEKEATVVVSTATIALQRQLVDRDLPRLAKALKKPLGREPTFAILKGRRNYLCLHRLDTGAPEEPEDPALFDPFAVSRLGKDVKRLYEWSSDTETGDRDELVPGVSDQAWRQVSVTAKECLGVSRCPIGVDCFAERARGEAGRADVVVTNHALLAIDALQGYQVLPEHDLVIIDEAHDLVDRVTSVATGELTSPMVSAAVRRCGKLIDADIADRLMEAADGLTIMLDDAPPGRMDEMPKALGGSIAAVRDAAHACISALGSERKEEVEEATARKLARSLLDEVHDTAVRLIEAYDEDRAHQRDVVWLQNDKFSLSPRPPALKVAPLSVSGLLRERLFNVNTTVLTSATLTLGGTFDTLARQWGLPPSQGAKKAEGTATDKPPPADDNAPNWTGLDVGSPFDYPRNGILYVAKHLPAPGRDGLAKSTLDELAELIGAAGGRTLGLFSSMRAAKQATEELRDRIEHPILCQGEDSTSLLVQKFADDPRTCLFGTLSLWQGVDVPGPSLQLVVVDRLPFPRPDDPVASARQRAVEARGGNGFLTVAATHAALLLAQGTGRLHRATTDRGVVAVLDSRLATARYGGFLKASLPPLWPTLDPEVARAALRRLDDAAPA; via the coding sequence GTGCCCTCCCGCAAGGACTTCCCCGGTGTCTCCGAACTGCTGACCCACGCGGTCGAAGCGGTCGGCGGTGCCGAGCGCGAGGGCCAGGTGCGGATGGCCGAGGCGGTCGGGCGGGCGATCCGCACCGGCGAGCACCTCGCCGTGCAGGCGGGCACCGGCACCGGGAAGTCGCTGGCCTACCTCGTGCCCGCGATCCGGCACGCGGTCGAGAAGGAAGCCACCGTGGTGGTCTCCACGGCCACCATCGCGCTGCAGCGCCAGCTCGTCGACAGGGACCTGCCCCGGCTCGCGAAGGCGCTCAAGAAGCCGCTCGGGCGCGAACCGACCTTCGCCATCCTCAAGGGCAGGCGCAACTACCTGTGCCTGCACCGGCTCGACACCGGCGCGCCGGAGGAGCCGGAGGATCCGGCGCTGTTCGACCCGTTCGCGGTGTCCAGACTGGGCAAGGACGTCAAACGGCTCTACGAATGGTCGTCCGACACCGAAACCGGCGACCGGGACGAGCTGGTACCCGGCGTGTCCGACCAGGCGTGGCGGCAGGTTTCGGTGACGGCCAAGGAATGCCTCGGCGTCTCGCGCTGCCCGATCGGCGTCGACTGCTTCGCCGAGCGCGCCCGCGGCGAAGCGGGCCGCGCCGACGTCGTAGTCACCAACCACGCCCTCCTCGCGATCGACGCGCTGCAGGGCTACCAGGTCCTCCCCGAGCACGACCTGGTGATCATCGACGAGGCGCACGACCTGGTGGACAGGGTGACCTCGGTGGCCACCGGCGAGCTGACCAGCCCGATGGTCTCGGCCGCGGTCCGCCGCTGCGGCAAGCTCATCGACGCGGACATCGCGGACAGGCTGATGGAAGCCGCCGACGGGCTCACGATCATGCTCGACGACGCACCGCCCGGCCGGATGGACGAGATGCCGAAGGCGCTCGGCGGGTCGATCGCCGCGGTGCGCGACGCGGCGCACGCGTGCATCTCGGCGCTGGGCTCGGAGCGCAAGGAAGAGGTCGAGGAGGCGACGGCGCGCAAGCTCGCCCGCTCGCTGCTCGACGAGGTGCACGACACGGCCGTCCGGCTCATCGAGGCCTACGACGAGGATCGCGCTCACCAGCGGGACGTGGTGTGGCTGCAGAACGACAAGTTCTCGCTCAGCCCGCGCCCGCCCGCGCTGAAGGTCGCGCCGCTGTCGGTGTCGGGGCTGTTGCGCGAGCGCCTGTTCAACGTGAACACCACGGTGCTCACCTCGGCGACGCTGACCCTGGGCGGCACCTTCGACACGCTGGCGCGGCAGTGGGGCCTGCCGCCGTCGCAGGGGGCGAAGAAGGCCGAAGGAACCGCGACCGACAAGCCACCGCCCGCCGACGACAACGCGCCGAACTGGACCGGTCTCGACGTCGGCTCCCCGTTCGACTACCCGCGCAACGGCATCCTGTACGTCGCGAAACACCTTCCCGCACCGGGAAGGGACGGCCTCGCGAAGTCCACTTTGGACGAGCTGGCCGAGCTGATCGGCGCGGCGGGCGGGCGCACGCTCGGCCTGTTCTCCTCGATGCGCGCGGCGAAGCAGGCCACCGAGGAGCTGCGCGACCGCATCGAGCACCCGATCCTGTGCCAGGGCGAGGATTCGACCTCGCTGCTGGTGCAGAAGTTCGCCGACGACCCGCGCACCTGCCTGTTCGGCACGCTTTCGCTGTGGCAGGGCGTGGACGTGCCGGGACCGTCGCTCCAGCTCGTCGTGGTGGACCGGCTGCCCTTCCCCCGCCCCGACGACCCGGTCGCCTCCGCGCGGCAGCGCGCGGTGGAAGCCAGAGGCGGCAACGGGTTCCTCACGGTCGCCGCGACGCACGCGGCGCTGCTGCTGGCGCAGGGCACCGGCCGCCTGCACCGGGCGACCACGGATCGCGGGGTGGTCGCCGTGCTGGACTCGCGGCTGGCGACGGCGCGGTACGGCGGTTTCCTCAAGGCTTCGCTACCCCCGCTGTGGCCCACCCTCGACCCCGAGGTGGCGAGGGCGGCGTTGCGAAGACTCGACGACGCCGCCCCCGCCTGA
- a CDS encoding biotin transporter BioY, giving the protein MSSLSLAGRRPVLADLVPGALTRDVVLVAAGAGLTGVAAQIVLPVPGSPVPMTGQTFAALLVGTALGWQRGAAALLLYLAMGAAGVPWFNNGTSGLFGASAGYVVGFVFAAALVGKLAAQGGDRTPLRMLGTMALGNVVVYAVGVPWLMASASLDFGGALAKGVVPFLIGDALKIVVAAGLLPAAWALVRKVRDQD; this is encoded by the coding sequence GTGTCTTCGTTGTCCTTGGCCGGCAGGCGGCCGGTACTGGCGGACCTGGTGCCTGGCGCGCTCACCCGCGACGTCGTGCTGGTCGCCGCGGGCGCCGGGCTGACCGGGGTCGCCGCCCAGATCGTGCTGCCGGTACCGGGCAGCCCGGTACCGATGACCGGCCAGACGTTCGCGGCGCTGCTCGTCGGCACCGCGCTCGGCTGGCAGCGCGGCGCCGCGGCGCTGCTGCTCTACCTGGCCATGGGCGCCGCGGGCGTGCCGTGGTTCAACAACGGCACGTCGGGCCTCTTCGGCGCCTCGGCCGGTTACGTCGTCGGCTTCGTCTTCGCCGCCGCGCTGGTGGGCAAGCTCGCGGCGCAGGGCGGCGATCGCACGCCGTTGCGGATGCTCGGCACGATGGCGCTCGGCAACGTCGTCGTCTACGCGGTCGGCGTGCCGTGGCTGATGGCGTCGGCGTCGCTGGACTTCGGCGGCGCGCTCGCGAAGGGCGTGGTGCCGTTCCTGATCGGCGACGCGCTGAAGATCGTCGTCGCGGCCGGGCTGCTGCCCGCGGCGTGGGCGCTCGTGCGGAAGGTCCGTGACCAGGACTGA
- a CDS encoding bifunctional 4-hydroxy-2-oxoglutarate aldolase/2-dehydro-3-deoxy-phosphogluconate aldolase, producing MIDALRRHRLVAILRAGDTSRFTEVASVLYASGVRLLEATLTSPGAAASITAIRAALPDDALVGAGSVRLPSDVDTAVDAGARFLVTPTVSPAVLDRARERDVPVLAGAFTPTEIDQAWHLGAAAVKVFPAREAGGTAFVRAVRAPLPDVPLVPTGGVELSDVEAYLNAGAVAVAAASPLLGDALIGGSLDELSTRAAQFVAAAAS from the coding sequence ATGATCGACGCGTTGCGACGGCACCGGCTGGTCGCGATCCTGCGCGCCGGGGACACGTCCCGGTTCACCGAGGTGGCCAGCGTCCTGTACGCCTCGGGAGTGCGCCTGCTGGAAGCGACGCTGACCTCGCCGGGCGCCGCCGCCTCGATCACCGCGATCCGGGCAGCGTTGCCCGATGACGCGCTGGTTGGCGCGGGCAGCGTGCGGCTTCCGTCGGACGTCGACACCGCCGTCGACGCGGGCGCGCGGTTCCTCGTCACGCCCACGGTCAGCCCCGCGGTGCTCGACCGCGCGCGGGAACGGGACGTCCCGGTGCTCGCGGGCGCGTTCACGCCCACCGAGATCGACCAGGCGTGGCATCTCGGGGCCGCGGCGGTGAAGGTGTTCCCGGCGCGCGAAGCGGGCGGCACCGCCTTCGTGCGGGCCGTGCGCGCGCCGCTGCCCGACGTCCCGCTCGTCCCGACGGGCGGGGTCGAACTGTCCGATGTGGAGGCCTACCTGAACGCGGGAGCCGTCGCCGTGGCGGCCGCGTCGCCGCTGCTCGGGGACGCGCTGATCGGCGGGAGCCTCGACGAACTGAGCACGCGCGCCGCCCAGTTCGTCGCGGCCGCCGCTTCTTGA
- a CDS encoding isochorismatase family protein codes for MAKALIVVDVQNDFCEGGSLAVTGGGAVAAAMSARMASGGYDHVVATRDYHIDPGAHFSDSPDFVDSWPPHCVAGTPGASFHPALDVVPITAVFSKGHYTAAYSGFEGHTDDGETLADWLRARDVTEVELGGLALDYCVRATALDAAKAGFSAHVVLDLTAGIAEPRVAKTLQEFDKAGITHRGTPKGQE; via the coding sequence ATGGCCAAGGCGCTGATCGTCGTCGACGTGCAGAACGACTTCTGCGAGGGCGGTTCGCTCGCGGTGACCGGTGGGGGCGCGGTCGCCGCGGCCATGAGCGCGCGCATGGCGTCCGGCGGGTACGACCACGTCGTCGCGACCAGGGACTACCACATCGATCCCGGCGCGCATTTCAGCGACAGCCCCGATTTCGTGGATTCGTGGCCACCGCACTGCGTCGCGGGCACGCCCGGCGCGTCGTTCCACCCCGCGCTCGACGTCGTCCCGATCACCGCGGTGTTCTCGAAAGGCCATTACACGGCCGCGTATTCGGGGTTCGAAGGCCATACCGACGACGGCGAAACGCTCGCGGACTGGCTGCGCGCCCGCGACGTGACCGAGGTCGAACTCGGCGGTCTCGCGCTCGACTACTGCGTGCGGGCCACCGCGCTCGACGCCGCGAAGGCGGGCTTCTCGGCGCACGTGGTGCTCGACCTGACCGCCGGGATCGCCGAACCCCGCGTCGCGAAGACGTTGCAGGAGTTCGACAAGGCGGGCATCACGCACCGGGGAACGCCGAAGGGACAGGAATGA